The genomic interval CAGAGAGACGCAGCACACAAGCGCATAGAAGAGCTGGAAGAGGCGAGCGCCAGACTATTTTGCCACCTCGCTGATGCCAAGAGCGCTTTGAAGATGCACCACCGGTGGCATTTGGATTGTGACGAACTAGATAGTTACGCGGTCCCCGATGGCCAAGGCGGATGGATAGGCCTGAATCGTGCGGAAGAGTATGCGGATAGTTCAATGCATGACATTACTGAGGCCATTCTTTCCAAAGGAGACACATAACCACAACAGCATGACAGAAAACGGGTGCTACGGCGGCACCCTTCACCATTCGGAGCGGCACCGATGAAGATAAGAGACATAAACACAAGATCAGAGCAGGCCATGCAAGGCAACGGCTATCACTGGTTCATGGGCTATGTGAAACCAACCCATGAGATGAAGAGCCATGCAGAGCTATATCAGAGGGAGTTCGTATCCTTCCTGCCGGTAGAGAAGGTGAGGCGCAAGAACCGCTTTGCTCCAAGAAATGCACCCAAGTATGTGAGAGAGAGGATCGTTGACAAGGCGGCCTTTGCTGGCTGCATCTATTTTGCCATGCCTCGCTTTGACGCAGAGATGGAATGGTTACGACTTCGTGATGCAAAGATCTTCAGCAGCTTTGTCATACAGCCACACACAGGACGGGCGGCACGGATTCCAGGCAACC from Cohaesibacter gelatinilyticus carries:
- the nusG gene encoding transcription termination/antitermination protein NusG, whose protein sequence is MKIRDINTRSEQAMQGNGYHWFMGYVKPTHEMKSHAELYQREFVSFLPVEKVRRKNRFAPRNAPKYVRERIVDKAAFAGCIYFAMPRFDAEMEWLRLRDAKIFSSFVIQPHTGRAARIPGNQMQAFVDFNRERFSDQEKPANPFKIGDNVKTIDAALAIDAEIMALNGNRAVVEVDFMGTRRPVEIPLDRLEKREA